A genomic region of Streptomyces rimosus contains the following coding sequences:
- a CDS encoding DEAD/DEAH box helicase — protein MSVSTDQSVLPAADEQAPQQDQAVAETVTEAAAQAESPETAESPEDAAPQITFADLGLDEKIVRKLAANGVTTPFPIQAATIPDALAGRDILGRGRTGSGKTLSFGLPLLSRLAGGHTAKKRPRGVILTPTRELAMQVSDALQPYGDVLGLKLKVVCGGTSMGNQIYALERGVDVLVATPGRLRDIINRGACSLDDVETAVLDEADQMADLGFLPEVTELLDLIPSGGQRMLFSATMENEIGTLVKRYLTDPATHEVDAAQGAVTTMTHHVLVVKPKDKAPVTAAIAARKGRTIIFVRTQLGADRVAEQLCDSGVRADALHGGMTQGARTRTLADFKDGYVNVLVATDVAARGIHVDGIDLVLNVDPAGDHKDYLHRSGRTARAGQSGTVVSLALPHQRRQIFRLMEDAGVDASRHIVGGAGAFDEDVARITGARSLTEVQADSATNSAKQAEREAQELSRELERAQRRAAELREEANRLTARAARERGEDPEEAIAAAEAAVEEAAEAVVPAQAAPEADEAPRRSTYRDERGNYERRDRRDNDRGDRGGDRGGFRRDDRSGGGFNRDRRDDRSGGGFNRDRRDDRSGGGFRRDDRSGGGFNRDRRDDRGDRGDRGDRGGFRRDDRSGGGFNRDRRDDRSGGGFSRDRRDDRSGGGFNRDRGDRPNRSFNRDDRSGGRPGGGYRSGGGDRPYNRDRRDDRPSSGGGYRSGGGDRPYGRRDDHRGHGAGSFGRRDDKPRWKRNG, from the coding sequence ATGTCTGTTTCCACTGATCAGTCCGTCCTGCCCGCGGCCGACGAGCAGGCCCCCCAGCAGGACCAGGCCGTCGCCGAGACGGTGACCGAGGCGGCCGCCCAGGCCGAGTCCCCCGAGACGGCCGAGTCCCCCGAGGACGCCGCCCCGCAGATCACCTTCGCCGACCTCGGCCTCGACGAGAAGATCGTCCGCAAGCTGGCCGCGAACGGTGTCACCACCCCGTTCCCCATCCAGGCCGCGACCATCCCCGACGCGCTCGCCGGCCGCGACATCCTCGGCCGCGGCCGTACCGGCTCCGGCAAGACCCTCTCCTTCGGTCTGCCGCTGCTCAGCCGCCTGGCCGGCGGCCACACCGCGAAGAAGCGCCCGCGCGGCGTCATCCTCACCCCGACCCGTGAGCTGGCCATGCAGGTCAGTGACGCGCTGCAGCCGTACGGCGACGTCCTGGGCCTCAAGCTCAAGGTCGTCTGCGGCGGTACGTCCATGGGCAACCAGATCTACGCGCTGGAGCGCGGCGTCGACGTGCTCGTCGCCACCCCCGGCCGACTGCGCGACATCATCAACCGTGGCGCCTGCTCGCTGGACGACGTCGAGACCGCCGTCCTGGACGAGGCCGACCAGATGGCCGACCTGGGCTTCCTGCCCGAGGTCACCGAGCTGCTCGACCTGATTCCGTCCGGCGGCCAGCGGATGCTGTTCTCCGCCACGATGGAGAACGAGATCGGCACCCTGGTCAAGCGCTACCTGACCGACCCGGCGACCCACGAGGTCGACGCGGCCCAGGGCGCGGTCACCACCATGACCCACCACGTGCTGGTCGTGAAGCCGAAGGACAAGGCGCCGGTCACCGCCGCCATCGCCGCCCGCAAGGGCCGCACCATCATCTTCGTGCGCACCCAGCTCGGCGCCGACCGCGTCGCCGAGCAGCTCTGCGACTCCGGCGTGCGCGCCGACGCGCTGCACGGCGGCATGACGCAGGGCGCCCGTACGCGCACGCTGGCCGACTTCAAGGACGGTTACGTCAACGTCCTCGTCGCCACCGACGTCGCCGCCCGCGGTATCCACGTCGACGGCATCGACCTGGTCCTGAACGTGGACCCGGCCGGCGACCACAAGGACTACCTGCACCGTTCCGGCCGTACCGCCCGTGCGGGCCAGTCCGGCACGGTCGTCTCGCTGGCCCTGCCGCACCAGCGCCGCCAGATCTTCCGCCTCATGGAGGACGCGGGCGTGGACGCCTCGCGTCACATCGTCGGCGGCGCCGGCGCCTTCGACGAGGACGTGGCCCGGATCACCGGCGCCCGCTCGCTCACCGAGGTGCAGGCCGACTCGGCGACCAACTCCGCCAAGCAGGCCGAGCGCGAGGCCCAGGAGCTCTCCCGCGAGCTGGAGCGCGCGCAGCGCCGTGCGGCCGAGCTGCGCGAGGAGGCCAACCGCCTGACCGCCCGCGCCGCGCGCGAGCGGGGCGAGGACCCGGAGGAGGCGATCGCCGCCGCCGAGGCCGCCGTGGAGGAGGCCGCCGAGGCCGTCGTACCGGCCCAGGCCGCTCCCGAGGCCGACGAGGCGCCGCGCCGCTCCACGTACCGCGACGAGCGGGGCAACTACGAGCGCCGTGACCGCCGGGACAACGACCGCGGTGACCGTGGTGGCGACCGCGGTGGCTTCCGTCGTGACGACCGTTCCGGTGGCGGTTTCAACCGTGACCGCCGTGACGACCGCTCCGGTGGTGGCTTCAACCGTGACCGTCGCGACGACCGCTCGGGCGGCGGCTTCCGCCGTGACGACCGTTCCGGTGGCGGCTTCAACCGCGACCGCCGCGACGACCGCGGTGACCGTGGCGACCGGGGTGACCGTGGCGGCTTCCGTCGTGACGACCGCTCCGGTGGTGGCTTCAACCGTGACCGTCGTGACGACCGCTCCGGCGGTGGCTTCAGCCGCGACCGTCGTGACGACCGCTCGGGCGGCGGCTTCAACCGCGACCGCGGCGACCGCCCGAACCGTTCCTTCAACCGTGACGACCGCTCCGGCGGCCGCCCGGGCGGCGGCTACCGCTCCGGTGGCGGCGACCGTCCGTACAACCGCGACCGCCGCGACGACCGCCCCTCCTCGGGCGGCGGCTACCGCTCGGGCGGCGGCGACCGTCCGTACGGCCGCCGTGACGACCACCGCGGCCACGGCGCCGGCTCCTTCGGCCGCCGTGACGACAAGCCGCGCTGGAAGCGCAACGGCTGA